The following coding sequences lie in one Phragmites australis chromosome 8, lpPhrAust1.1, whole genome shotgun sequence genomic window:
- the LOC133926239 gene encoding GDSL esterase/lipase APG-like yields MAARDSRAPAMVQVRCLLVLAVFLLVGTHGGDAQPLVPGVMTFGDSTVDVGNNDYLHTIIKANFPPYGRDFENHVATGRFCNGKLATDITADTLGFTSYAPAYLSPQASGKNLLMGANFASAGSGYYDHTARIYHAIPLSQQLEYFKEYQSKLAAVAGSSQARSIITGSLYIISAGASDFVQNYYINPFLFKTQTAGQFSDRLIGIFSNTVSKLYSMGARRIGVTSLPPLGCLPAAITLFGHGSNRCVSRLNSDSQSFNRKMKATVDSLSSRYPDLKIAVFDIYTPLYDLVTSPESQGFTEARRGCCGTGTVETTVLLCNPKSIGTCPNATTYVFWDAVHPSEAANQVLADALITEGLALVT; encoded by the exons ATGGCAGCGAGGGATAGCCGTGCTCCGGCTATGGTGCAGGTGAGGTGCTTGCTGGTGTTGGCTGTCTTCCTCTTGGTGGGAACCCATGGCGGTGACGCGCAGCCGCTCGTGCCGGGGGTCATGACGTTCGGCGACTCGACGGTCGACGTCGGGAACAATGACTACCTACACACCATCATCAAGGCGAACTTCCCGCCCTACGGCAGGGACTTCGAGAACCATGTGGCCACGGGGAGGTTCTGCAACGGCAAGCTGGCCACCGACATCACCG CTGATACGTTGGGGTTTACTAGCTACGCCCCTGCATACCTCAGCCCACAGGCGTCAGGGAAGAACCTTCTGATGGGAGCCAACTTCGCATCGGCAGGATCTGGGTACTACGACCACACGGCACGTATTTAT CACGCGATCCCTTTGTCCCAACAACTGGAGTACTTCAAGGAGTACCAGTCTAAGCTGGCCGCGGTGGCTGGGAGCAGCCAGGCTCGGTCGATCATCACCGGCTCGCTCTACATCATCAGCGCCGGTGCAAGTGACTTCGTCCAGAACTACTACATAAACCCTTTTCTTTTCAAGACCCAGACCGCCGGCCAGTTCTCCGACCGCCTCATCGGCATCTTCAGCAACACCGTGTCG AAACTCTACAGCATGGGAGCACGGCGCATCGGCGTGACGTCGCTGCCGCCGCTGGGCTGCCTCCCCGCGGCGATCACGCTGTTCGGCCATGGGAGCAACCGGTGCGTGTCGAGGCTCAACAGCGACTCCCAGAGCTTCAACAGGAAGATGAAAGCCACCGTCGACTCGCTGTCGAGCCGGTACCCTGATCTCAAGATCGCAGTGTTCGACATCTACACGCCCCTGTACGACCTCGTCACCTCTCCTGAATCACAAG GCTTCACGGAGGCGAGGCGGGGATGCTGCGGGACGGGCACGGTGGAGACGACGGTGCTCCTCTGCAACCCCAAATCGATCGGGACGTGCCCGAACGCGACGACGTACGTGTTCTGGGACGCCGTTCACCCGTCGGAGGCGGCCAACCAAGTGCTCGCCGACGCGCTCATCACGGAGGGCCTGGCCTTGGTTACATAG